One Rickettsia akari str. Hartford genomic window, ACAGAATGCTTCTTCAGCGAATACTGCTGAGCAGAGACTTCAAACCTTAGTACAGGCAGTTAATACGGCGGCTTCAAGTTTGCTTACTACTACCTCTATAGCATCAACTCCGACGCAAGCACAACAAGCTTCCACTCAAGCTTTTGCGGATGTGACGAATGTTGTACAAAATATGATAACTCAGCAGCAGTTCAAGCCGACGACAACGGTTAATCAAGGTACGCCGGTTAGAATATACGTTAATAAGGATTATAAATTTCCAAAAGCCGTTTTATTAAAATCGAAGGTAATGCAATGAATGAAGAATTTGCAGCTTTAGAGACGTTTTTACTTCCTTTTAAAAATTTATTTGCTGAAGACGGTATTAACGAGATTATGGTTAATAAGCCTGGAGAAGTATGGGTTGAAAAAAAAGGCGATATATATTCTAAGCAAATACCGGAATTGGATAGTGAGCATCTACTTTCATTAGGGCGTTTAGTTGCTCAATCTACCGAACAGATGATTTCGGAAGAAAAGCCTTTACTTTCTGCAACTTTGCCTAACGGTTACCGTATTCAAATAGTATTTCCTCCTGCTTGTGAGATAGGACAAATCATTTATTCTATAAGAAAGCCTAGCGGTATGACTCTAACTTTAGATGAGTACGCTAAAATGGGGGTATTTGATGATACTGCAACAGAGAGTTTAGTAGATGAAGATGTAGTAATGTTAAATAATTTCTTAGCTGAAAAAAAGATTAAAGAATTTATTAGATATGCAGTTGTTTCAAAGAAAAATATCATAATTAGTGGTGGTACTTCAACCGGTAAAACTACTTTTACTAATACAGCACTTACTGAAATACCTGCAAGAGAAAGATTAATTACTGTAGAAGATGCTCGTGAGGTTGTGCTATCAAGCCATCCTAACAGAGTGCATTTACTTGCTTCCAAAGGAGGACAGGGGCGTGCAAATGTTACTACTCAAGATTTAATAGAGGCATGTTTGCGTTTAAGACCGGATAGAATTATAGTAGGTGAGCTTC contains:
- the virB11 gene encoding P-type DNA transfer ATPase VirB11, coding for MNEEFAALETFLLPFKNLFAEDGINEIMVNKPGEVWVEKKGDIYSKQIPELDSEHLLSLGRLVAQSTEQMISEEKPLLSATLPNGYRIQIVFPPACEIGQIIYSIRKPSGMTLTLDEYAKMGVFDDTATESLVDEDVVMLNNFLAEKKIKEFIRYAVVSKKNIIISGGTSTGKTTFTNTALTEIPARERLITVEDAREVVLSSHPNRVHLLASKGGQGRANVTTQDLIEACLRLRPDRIIVGELRGKEAFSFLRAINTGHPGSISTLHADSPAMAIEQLKLMVMQADLGMPPEEVKKYILTVVDIVVQLKRGSDGKRYVSEVYYKNNKNAEGMV